One window from the genome of Branchiostoma floridae strain S238N-H82 unplaced genomic scaffold, Bfl_VNyyK Sc7u5tJ_490, whole genome shotgun sequence encodes:
- the LOC118408893 gene encoding zinc finger protein 665-like, which produces MANPSTEGHPGNETEGLHPGNPGNETEGLRPGHPGTRLKVCTLGTRLKLCTLATLGTRHTAGRTREVLSLTLSDSIAEKSKLHAWGQDPDEALLQNKTTDTGGQRDREGRDSCQETFYWEVKKTGSTSQLEQGKILKPELNTEKPYMCWECGFQCDYSAARKDHLDIHLLKHTDEKPYMSRKHDLDIHLVKHSGEKPYTSQKSTLDRHLRQHVGEKPCMFGNVGSAQMKLEFHDLIPSPNEKEWPVPAVEVLLKICVPATRRTRMEKGNFDSHLATHTGEKPYMCGECGYRAAHKSDLSRHLRTHTGEKPYECGECGYRTTHKSYLSKHMRTHTGEKPYKCDQCDYSAALKSNMDIHLLKHTGEKPYMCGECGYRAAHRSDLNRHMRTHTGEKPYKCDQCDYSAAQKGHLDSHLAKHTGEKPYMCGECGYRAAHKKPFKCDPCSYSAPQKFPLDDHVKKQLERNPNV; this is translated from the exons ATGGCTAATCCCAGTACTGAAGgtcaccctgggaacgagactgaagGTCTGCATCCTGGaaaccctgggaacgagacagAAGGTCTGCGTCCTGGCCACCCTGGAACGAGACTGAAGGTCtgcaccctgggaacgagactgaagCTTTGTAccctggccaccctgggaacgagacacACAGCAGGGAGGACCAGAGAAGTGCTATCG CTGACATTGTCGGACAGCATTGCAGAGAAGAGCAAGCTCCATGCGTGGGGAC AGGATCCTGACGAAGCTCTActtcaaaacaagacaacagacacgggcGGACAGCGGGACAGGGAAGGGCGAGATTCGTGCCAGGAGACGTTTTATTGGGAGGTGAAGAAAACTGGCTCAACATCGCAGCTAGAACAAGGGAAAATCCTGAAGCCAGAGCTCAATactgagaaaccctacatgtgttggGAGTGTGGGTTCCAA tgtgactattctgcagcacggaagGACCATTTGGATATTCATCTATTGAAACACAcagatgagaaaccctacatgt cacggaaacACGATTTGGACATTCATCTAGTGAAACactctggtgaaaaaccctacacgt cacagaaatctaCTTTGGACCGACATCTGAGACAACACGTTGGTGAGAAACCCTGCATGTTTGGCAATGTGGGTTCAGCACaaatgaaactagagttccacgacctcataccttcaccaaatg AAAAAGAATGGCCAGTCCCAGCTGTGGAGGTTCTACTGAAGATCTGCGTCCCAGCTACTCGGAGAACGAGAATGGAG aaaggcaattTTGACTCCCACCTAGCaacacacaccggtgagaaaccctacatgtgtggggagtgtgggtacagggcagctcacaAGTCTGACTTGTCCAGACAtttgagaactcatactggagaaaagCCATACgagtgtggggagtgtgggtacaggacaacacaCAAGTCATATCTATCCAAACATATgcgaactcatactggtgaaaaaccatataagtgtgaccagtgtgactattctgcagcactgaAATCCAATATGGACATTCATCTAttgaaacacaccggtgagaaaccctacatgtgtggggagtgtggatacagggcagcTCACAGGTCTGACTTAAACAGACATATGCGAACTcataccggagaaaaaccctacaagtgtgaccagtgtgactattctgcagcacagaaaggcCATTTGGACTCCCACCTAGccaagcacaccggtgagaaaccctacatgtgtggggagtgtgggtacagggcagctcacaA aaaacccttcaagtgtgacccgTGCAGCTATTCTGCACCACAGAAATTCCCTTTGGATGACCATGTGAAAAAACagctggagagaaaccctaatGTATGA
- the LOC118408892 gene encoding zinc finger protein 525-like, whose translation MCGECGYRTADRSHLSRHMRTHTGEKPYKCDRCDYSAAQKCDFVRHLTKHTGEKPFMCGECGFRTALKFTLLNHMRTHTGEKPYKCDQCDYSAASKSTLDDHITKHTGEKPYMCGECGYRTAKKSHLLKHMRTHTGEKPYKCDQCDYSAACKSNLDRHLAKHTGEKPYMCGECWYRTAHKPDLSMHMRTHTGEKPYKCHQCDYVAARKSHLDQHVLRHTREKPFKFKCDYSATRKSSLEDHLREHAQEKPYMCDKCGYRAATKDELSVHIKTHAT comes from the coding sequence atgtgcggggagtgtgggtacaggacagctgacagGTCTCACTTATCCCGGCATATGCGAACTcataccggagaaaaaccctacaagtgtgaccggtgtgactattctgctgcacaaaaatgtgattttgtccgacatctaacaaaacacactggagagaaacccttcatgtgtggggagtgtgggttcagaacaGCTCTGAAATTTACTTTATTAaaccatatgagaactcatactggtgagaaaccctacaaatgtgaccagtgcgactattctgcagcaagtAAATCCACTTTGGATGACcacataacaaaacacactggtgagaaaccctacatgtgtggggagtgtgggtacaggacagcgaAGAAGTCTCACCTATtgaaacacatgagaactcacacaggggaaaaaccctacaagtgtgaccagtgtgactattctgctgcatgTAAGTCCAACTTGGAcagacatctagccaaacacaccggtgagaaaccctacatgtgtggggagtgttggtacaggacagctcacaagCCAGACCTATCCATGCACATgcgaactcatacaggagaaaaaccctacaagtgtcaccagtgtgactatgTGGCAGCACGGAAATCACACTTGGACCAACACGTATTGAGACACACTagagagaaacccttcaagttcaagtgtgactattctgcaacaaggaAATCTTCCTTAGAGGACCACCTTAGAGAACATGCCcaggagaaaccctacatgtgtgataaatgcgggtacagggcagccACAAAGGATGAACTGTCCGTACATATCAAAACTCACGCCACATAA
- the LOC118408894 gene encoding gastrula zinc finger protein XlCGF8.2DB-like → MANCGSPAEDLCTGHPGNETEDLHPGNKTYNREDQTSTKHDFLRLAAAKPPDIVGQHCREEQASCAGTFDVKVEKTDSLSPWLQTEDPDETLLQNKTADTGGQRDRGGRDSGEETFYWEVKKTGSSSQLEQGRNLPVVSTKKTYMCGECGFQVRYPSDLRRHMRTHTGEKPYKCDQCDYSATQKSSLTSHLVKHTGDKPYMCDHCDYSAAHKSSLNFHLAKHTGEKPYMCGECGYRTAHKADLSKHMRTHTGEKPYKCDQCDYSAARKVSIYPAI, encoded by the exons ATGGCCAATTGTGGAAGTCCTGCTGAAGATCTGTGTACAGGAcatcctgggaacgagactgaagATCTGCATCCTGGGAACAAGACTTACAATAGGGAGGACCAGACAAGTACTAAGCACGACTTTCTCAGATTGGCTGCTGCAAAACCAC CAGACATAGTCGGACAGCATTGCAGAGAAGAGCAAGCTTCATGCGCGGGAACGTTTGATGTGAAGGTTGAGAAGACTGATTCcttgtcaccatggttacaaaCAGAGGATCCTGACGAAACTCTACTTCAAAACAAGACAGCAGACACGGGCGGACAGCGGGACAGGGGAGGGCGAGATTCGGGTGAGGAGACGTTTTATTGGGAGGTGAAGAAAACTGGCTCGTCATCGCAGCTGGAACAGGGGAGAAACCTGCCTGTAGTCAGTACTAAAAaaacctacatgtgtggagagtgtggattCCAAGTACGTTATCCTAGCGACCTGCgtagacacatgagaacccacacaggggagaaaccctacaagtgtgaccagtgtgactattctgcaacacagaAATCCTCTTTGACCAGTCATCTGGTaaagcacaccggtgacaaaccctacatgtgtgaccattgtgactattctgcagcacacaaaTCCTCTTTGAACTTTCATCTTgcaaaacacacaggtgagaaaccctacatgtgtggggagtgtgggtacaggacagctcacaagGCAGACCTATCGAAACATATgcgaactcataccggtgaaaaaccctacaagtgtgaccagtgtgactattctgctgcacgaaaAGTCTCCATTTATCCCgccatatga